Genomic DNA from Pelosinus sp. UFO1:
TTTTTTGTACCTTGAAATCCAGTTCTATGTACGTGTGATAAGGAGAGCAAATAGAAGAAGATTCATGTCTATTTCTAGGGTGCTTTTGGCTGAAGACTTTCTTTGCATCTTGGCTTGACTAAACAGATTTTTGGGGCGGATTTTACAGAATAAAAATTTAAATCGCAAGATTATATAGAAACTATAGAAACAAAGTTAACGGAATTTCTTTATATATTTAAAGTGAAGCGTGAATTGTGAGAATTATGAGAATTGAAGGAATTGCAAGAAAACAAGAATTGTATAGAAAAACATACAGAATAAATCTATGATAAAAGTGTAGATTGAAATGGAAAAGAGGGCAGTCTGAGACACTTGAAAATACTGTAATCGATTAAAAAAGGGTACAACAAATAGGCCTCATTATATTTAAGCTTTCATTAGATAATAATTTCTTCCTCTTTGAATAAATACATTTAATTTAATATTGGTTGATAGGTAACATTCTGGTTATTCTTTGTATCCGGTTACACTGGATACAGAATAATAAAAAAATTAGAGGGAGGCTATTAATTGAAAATCATGAAAAAAATCTCGGTATTATTACTAGTTTTGCTAATGGTTTTTGTTGCTGCTGGATGTAGCAAAGACACCGGTTCTTCCCCAAACTCTTCAGGTAAATCTTCAGGAAGTAAAGTAGCCAAAGACATCAAGGATATTAAAATAGGTATTTCAGTTGGTACACTTAAGCAGGAGCGTTGGCAGCGTGAAATTGATATGTTTAAGGCTTATGCAAAAGATAAGGGTTTTCAAGTACTTGTCCAGTCGGCAGAGGACGATGCCCAAAAACAGGTTTCACAGTGTGAAAATCTTATAAATCAAGGTATTGATGTTCTTATCGTCCAGTCTATTGATGCAGATGCTTCTGCTCCCATTGTTAACGCAGCTCATGAAGCTAAAATTCCAGTTGTTTCTTATGACAGGTTTATCATGAACGCTGATCTTGATTATTATATTACCTTTGATTCTGTAAAAGTTGGTGAAGCTGAAGCTAAATTCGTTGTGGAAAAGGCCCCAAAAGGCAACTATATTTGGTTGAAGGGCGGTCCTGAAGATAATAATGCCCACTTAGTTGCACAGGGCCAGAGGAATGTACTTCAACCTTATATAGACAAGGGAGATATAAAGATAGTTCTTGAACAGTGGTGTAAAGGCTGGGATCCGAATGAGGCTCTCAAACATGTAGAAAACGGTCTTACTGCAGCACAAAATAATATTCAAGGTGTTATAGCATCGAATGATGGTACTGCTGGTGGAGCTATTCAAGCTATGGCCGCGCAGGGACTTGTAGGAAAGGTGCCAATCGCTGGTCAGGATGCTGATCTTGCTGCTTGCCAGAGAATTGTTGAAGGGATTCAGACAGGAACTGTTTATAAACCCATTGCCAAACTGAATCAAGCGGCTATGGATGTCGCTGTTGCTCTTGCTACGGGCAAAGATGTTAAGACTGCTGTTGATTCGAAACTGGGGCAGTGGACAAAACTTAATAATAAAACTAAGGATGTGGATAGTTTTTCGGTTGATATTATCGCTATTGATAAAAATAATATAGATGAGATTCTTATCAAAAAAGATAAATTCCAGAAAATAGAAGAAGTCTACAAAAATATTCCTAAAGATAAATGGCCTGCTATCTAGAATAATCTGATTTTACAGAATATTAATTCTTTTTGGGATGTTGATGTGGTGTATAGAGTTGTAATTTTCTTCTATGCACCACAAATATCCTTGCAATACCAGCATATTTTTTTATTCTATTTTTTCTTAGGAGGTGTAAGGATGCAAGAATATTTATTGCAGATGAAAAATATAACGAAAGAGTTTCCAGGGGTTAAAGCTTTAAGTGGTGTGAACTTTAGTGTTAAAAAAGGACAAATACATGCTCTGGTTGGTGAAAATGGAGCAGGAAAATCTACCTTAATAAAAATTTTATGCGGCGTATACCCTTATGGTTTATATGGAGGCCAGATCATTTTTAATGGGGAAGAGAAAAAGTTTCACTGTATCAAAAATGTTGAGGATGCAGGCATTGCTTGTATTCACCAGGAGTTAAACATGGTGCCCGAACTTAGCATTTCTGAAAATATTTTTTTAAATAGTAAACCGAGTAAATATGGTATTGTCAATTTTGATGAGATGTTCAAAAGAACAGCGGAATTACTCAAGGAAATAGGTCTAAATTCTGATTCGGGAATTTGTGTAAATCCCAATGATAAGATCAAAAATCTGGGGATCGGTCATAAACAACTCGTTGAAATTGCAAAAGCTCTATCTTCGAATGCGCAACTGTTGATTTTAGATGAACCTACTGCAGCGTTGTCAGAAGCTGAGGCTAAAATTCTTTTAAATATTCTTGATGGTCTAAGAAAAAAAGGCGTTACCTGTATTTATATATCTCATAAACTTGATGAAGTAATGAAAATTTGTGATACCATCACTGTTCTAAGAGATGGTCAGACGATAGAAACTCGTGATAAAAGAAGCATGAATAAAGAAACCATGATCACGTTAATGGTTGGTCGTGAACTTAAAAATATGTTTCCCAGGGTACCACATAATAGAGGTGATGTTTCTTTTGAAATTAGAAATTACAGCGTGCATCATCCTGATATTCCTGGAAAGATGCTGCTAAAGAATGTAAATATCAAAGCTTATCGGGGCGAAATCTTGGGCATTATCGGTCTGGTTGGCGCGGGAAGGACGGAATTGTTTACATCGATTTATGGAGCATTTAATGCACTGGCGGTAGGCGAAGTTTACATTGACGGAAAGAAAGTTGATATTAAAAGTCCGATGGATGCTTTAAAAAAAGGACTGTTTTTGCTAAGTGAGGATAGAAAAAAGTTAGGGCTTAATCTTATTATGAGTATTAAAGAAAATGTTATTTTGTCTTCATTCAATAAAATATCTAAGTTTGGGGTGATTAACAATGACCAGACGGTTTTTGAAGCAAAAAAATATGTTCAAGATCTTAAAATCAAAACTCCCAATGTCGAGGTTTTAGTCAATACACTGAGCGGTGGTAATCAGCAAAAAGTTGTTATTTCTAAGGGTTTGATGATGGGGCCTAAAGTTATGGTACTTGATGAGCCCACACGTGGTATTGATGTTGGCGCAAAATATGAAATCTATAAGATTATGAATCAGCTTGTAGATGAAGGCGTGACAATCATTATGATTTCTTCGGAGATGGAAGAAATATTAGGCATGAGCGATAGAATCATAACGATGAGTAATGGCATGGTGACTGGTGAATTTGATGTTTTTGAAGCCACTCAGGAAAAACTGATGCATGCGTCGGCAGGAAGGGAAGGTTAATTATGGAGAAAACAGCTTCAAGTGGGAGAACGTTATTTAGCACGGAAAAGTTTGATGTAAGAACGTATACAATGATCGCTGCGCTGATACTTATGTGGATTGGATTTACGTATTTAACAAGTAAGGGGTTTACGGATCTGAACGGTTCGTTTATCACATCAAGAAATATATCAAACCTTGTTCGTCAGATGGCTATTGTAGGAATAATGGGGACAGGTATGGTATTGGTAATTGTTACAGGTGGTATTGATCTTTCAGTGGGGTCAGTTATGGGTTTTATTGGCTGTATTGGCACAACACTTCAGGTATGGCATGGTATGGGTACGACGGAGGTAATCGCTATATGCCTTGCTCTTGGATTTTTAATTGGTCTACTTGAAGGCAGCTTAATAGCTTATACAGGGATACCAGCTTTTATCATAACACTTGGTGGCATGCTTGTGTTTAGGGGCGGGGTTCTTGGTATTACACATGGCACAACGGTTGCACCGCTGCAAAAGTCGCTGGTATATTTTGGGCAAGCTTATTTAAGTGAATTGACTAGTTTTATTATTGCGGTAGTTGCTATATTGTTTTTAGTTGGCGGCGAAATAGTAAGTCGTAAAACGAAAGAAAAATACAATAATTTAGATGAACCCTTGAATAGAATGATATTGCGCTGTATCGTCTACAGCTTATTGGTTGTGGCTACCGTGATAATACTGAACAGTTATAGAGGTATTCCTGTCCCTGTTCTTATCATGTTAGTGCTTGTTCTTATATTGACATTTATCGCTGAAAAAACAACATTTGGACGCAGAATTTACGCCATTGGTGGAAATATTGATGCGGCAAAATATTCTGGCATAAATGTTGAAAAAAATATTACCTTCGTGTATGCTCTCAACGGATTGTTAGTAGCGATAGCTGGTTTAATATTAGCGGCACGTCTCAATGCAGGCACACCCGAGGCTGGATTAAACCTTGAATTGGATGCGATTGCTGCAGCCGTTATTGGTGGAACGAGTATGACAGGTGGTGTTGGTAAAGTAGTCGGCGCGATTTTAGGGGGCTTGATTATGGCTACGATTGACAACGGCATGAGTATGATGAATTTAGATGCATATTGGCAGTATATCGTGAAAGGTCTAATTTTGGTTGCTGCTGTTTGGTTTGATATT
This window encodes:
- a CDS encoding sugar ABC transporter substrate-binding protein, which encodes MKIMKKISVLLLVLLMVFVAAGCSKDTGSSPNSSGKSSGSKVAKDIKDIKIGISVGTLKQERWQREIDMFKAYAKDKGFQVLVQSAEDDAQKQVSQCENLINQGIDVLIVQSIDADASAPIVNAAHEAKIPVVSYDRFIMNADLDYYITFDSVKVGEAEAKFVVEKAPKGNYIWLKGGPEDNNAHLVAQGQRNVLQPYIDKGDIKIVLEQWCKGWDPNEALKHVENGLTAAQNNIQGVIASNDGTAGGAIQAMAAQGLVGKVPIAGQDADLAACQRIVEGIQTGTVYKPIAKLNQAAMDVAVALATGKDVKTAVDSKLGQWTKLNNKTKDVDSFSVDIIAIDKNNIDEILIKKDKFQKIEEVYKNIPKDKWPAI
- a CDS encoding sugar ABC transporter ATP-binding protein, encoding MQEYLLQMKNITKEFPGVKALSGVNFSVKKGQIHALVGENGAGKSTLIKILCGVYPYGLYGGQIIFNGEEKKFHCIKNVEDAGIACIHQELNMVPELSISENIFLNSKPSKYGIVNFDEMFKRTAELLKEIGLNSDSGICVNPNDKIKNLGIGHKQLVEIAKALSSNAQLLILDEPTAALSEAEAKILLNILDGLRKKGVTCIYISHKLDEVMKICDTITVLRDGQTIETRDKRSMNKETMITLMVGRELKNMFPRVPHNRGDVSFEIRNYSVHHPDIPGKMLLKNVNIKAYRGEILGIIGLVGAGRTELFTSIYGAFNALAVGEVYIDGKKVDIKSPMDALKKGLFLLSEDRKKLGLNLIMSIKENVILSSFNKISKFGVINNDQTVFEAKKYVQDLKIKTPNVEVLVNTLSGGNQQKVVISKGLMMGPKVMVLDEPTRGIDVGAKYEIYKIMNQLVDEGVTIIMISSEMEEILGMSDRIITMSNGMVTGEFDVFEATQEKLMHASAGREG
- a CDS encoding sugar ABC transporter permease, whose product is MEKTASSGRTLFSTEKFDVRTYTMIAALILMWIGFTYLTSKGFTDLNGSFITSRNISNLVRQMAIVGIMGTGMVLVIVTGGIDLSVGSVMGFIGCIGTTLQVWHGMGTTEVIAICLALGFLIGLLEGSLIAYTGIPAFIITLGGMLVFRGGVLGITHGTTVAPLQKSLVYFGQAYLSELTSFIIAVVAILFLVGGEIVSRKTKEKYNNLDEPLNRMILRCIVYSLLVVATVIILNSYRGIPVPVLIMLVLVLILTFIAEKTTFGRRIYAIGGNIDAAKYSGINVEKNITFVYALNGLLVAIAGLILAARLNAGTPEAGLNLELDAIAAAVIGGTSMTGGVGKVVGAILGGLIMATIDNGMSMMNLDAYWQYIVKGLILVAAVWFDIKTKKSSSKVKVDTGSSNSNTTTEKSCTGAGKI